The genomic window CCTCTGCTTTTTTGCATTTTGGGGTTTGCTCTTCATCCAGCGCGGCTGACGGGGAACTCAGGGTTTGGGACACAGCGAGCCACCGCACCGTCTCCTCGGTTTGGTAATTTATTTCCGCGTCAACGATTATGGTTGGTTCGTTTTGAGGGATATTTGATGCGAGGGCATACGATTTTGCAGGGCTCATGGTGGATCGGCTGGTGTATATTCAGTGGCTGCTAGCACCAGACTTGGAAACAAAATCATTAGGTGAGTGAACAGAGGTGATTTTTTCAGGAGTTGCTGGCTGTAGGTTTGCATCATTCTAGGATGCTATTGCAACAGGCTAGATAAGAAGCATCCGTAGCTGTTATGCGTTAAAACATCGGGTTGAATCAGTGTAATATTTTCGATTTGAGTACACAGCCTTTTCGGATTGGAATTGCATTGCAAGTAGGATTGAACCTCTTCATATCATATATGACCGTATTATCTTTCTGATTATTCAGTCTAGACAGCATCAGCGCATTGTACTATACAGATGGAACATAAAAGTGTCATAACTTTAGTAGCATATTTTGAGTTGAGTGCCTCTCACATTGTTACGATTTGGATTGAATTTTGATCGATATATCTGTTTCTAATGCTGAGGCAGTCAAGGTAGGGATGGATCATGCAAATGCTGGGAAATCGAGGAAGCTGGGCTTTCACGGTATGACTCATTGCACATGAAGTGTAATAGGAGTTAGAATTGGATCTTTCTTTGGATGGAACATGCTAAGGATTGACatacaatttttaaaaagaaaaaatagaacaTGCTACCTTTAACATAAATTAGGACTTGGTTAATAGTAGGCTTTACCAATGTAAATGCAAGGAGAAGAAGACATGGGCATACATATAGACAAAAGATATTTTGAATACTAGAAGAGATATACAACCCATCAAGAGAAGTCTTTGCAAGACAACTTTTACTCCTACACATGTAGGCCTCATTAGGTTTGATGCCACCAAACCAAGTGTATCTATCCTGAAACTACCTGCTATATACTCCACCATTTATTGCATCTGCTCCACAAAGTCCATCTGCTCAGGTAATTGGATACTCCATCCTGTTGTCCTTATTCTGCTGCAAGTGCATCCACCAGAGCATAAGTGTAATGCTATTAATGTTTTGTCAGTATATTTAACCTGATTATAGTCTGTAGGGCAGGTCCCCATATGCCTCTTGAAGATCTTATAGCTCTTAAAtaataaaagaatatatataccaACTTAGTGCTATCATATTCTTGTGTCAATGGACTTTACATGATCTGTAGTGGTAAATTGATGAAGAAACTTAAACAAACTAGTCAGAGCCTCCTCGGTATTGTTGACTAGCACCTTGTCCTAATTAAGATGATAAGTGTAAGGTCCAGAAGGAATATGGTAAAACACATACTTGTCAACCTTCTTTGTTTGAGCTGTGTTTCATTTGTGTTTCTTATTTGAGTTTCCGTGGCATGCAAATCCAATTTCTTGGGTTCTTTCAGGAGGGCCCTATATACAATCAGAACAAGTACATACCATTTCTGCAAAATGTCACTCGTTAAGTCAACATGTTCTACATGCTGCACACAATCTGGTTTGATCTCCGCAACTGGTGACATTGAGTCACAAAGCACAGTTACTGAAGAACGTGAACTAGGTAGTGCATGATTTCAGCATCTCAAACAAAAGAGAGCAACTAGAAACTTGATCACTCTTGACAAGAAATTGGTGTCAGAGAACTCCTTAGTGACTCTCTTCATGATTGACTTAATGGTGTATTTCCTAGGCACTTGCTGTAAAGGACCAAATATAATGGCAATCGCTGGTCAAGAATCATCGCAGGTTAGTTTTTAATCTTGACTTTGAGCAAAACATAGCGTGATGCAATAGAACATAACTAATTCATCGTTTTTTTTGTGCCTACATATTTTCTTGCcctgttttcaattttttcatgttGTCACTAAATAACAAAGTGAATACAGGTTGAACTTTGGGATATTGATAACGCAATAAAGGTAATGTGCTTGCCTGAAACAGGCAGCGCTAATCTGGCTGATCACCCGACCAAGCAAAGAGGTTCATCTCCACAACTTCTGCTGTAATTGTTTTGTCTTATGAACCATACCAAATGTAGGTTGAGCTAGCATAAGGTGGTACGTCTGGTGCCGATCTGATCTCTTGCTTGGTAGAACCTTCAAGCATTTATACTCCTAGGTTCTGGTTAGCCCCCACCATGTCTTTGGTGCCATATTTTTTAAAGCATAATGTTAGTTTTCAAGAAATAGTTGGAAGAAGCAGGAACTTGATGATAAATTAGGAGCTGCATTGGTGATTATAGACTGGCTGTTGGCATTGTACTAGGACAAGGATACCTTTGTCATTGCCTTGAAGGATAAATACTTGCTGAGCATAGCTGTATCTTTGTGTATTTGACTTAACAGAATTATTTACGAGCCGTGTCACTATTTTACTTCCTTATGCACAATACCGAGTGTATTCATGCTAGCGTAGCATCCCATGATGCTGTCCCATCCAGCAGGAAATTGTCAAATCCTGCCATCAGCCAGAAATATGTGCTTTACAAGTCACTGAAGCAAATGTTTCATAGATGTGGTTTAGGATGAATACATCTTCTATGATATGAGACTGCACGTATGTTCTTCAGTTCTTCACTGTAGTAGCTTGCTAAGTTCACAAAATTGCGCTTCACATCAATTTATCTATTGTAGCTAGTGTGCTGTTATGCCGCTCTGCATTTGCACACTGCAGGACATTTATAACAATTCATTTGAATTGCCCAATGACATTCGTTTTTCCCTTGCATTCATGCTTTAAGTAATCCTTGAAAACTTCATGCTGTTGATTGTAGGACTATGCATGGCTGTGCAAGCTTTCTTCCCTTGTGGTGCAGCTTATGTAAATATTTTGTCAAGGTTTGTGTCCAGATATTTTTTTGTCAAGGTTAAGCGTGCAAACCCAAGCACATTTATTAACAGCCATTACCTAGGCTCCTGTTTTGCCACGGCAGAAAGCCTTTTATCCCAGTTGTTGTTGTTTAACAGTGTGTTTTTCCCTTGCATAAAGAAAACAAATGTTCCTTTGCTTAACATCTTTTGGACTGTTCTCATTTTAGTAAACCTTTGCTTTTATGGTGATCAGTTACGAAGATGGAAGCACACTTTTGTGGGATGTACGAAATCCTGGTCTACCTGTATCCTCAGTGAAATATCACTCAGAATCAGGTTGCTCTCCATTCTGAAAATTACTATTTTAGTTATTTAACCTATCCTTTTTTCAGTAGTAGCTATGTTTATATCTTTGGTGTTTGGAAATAATGTATGATCTAATAAGAGTCCGGTGTGCAGCTTTATCCATTGCTATTGATGGGCTATGCAATGGGGGGATCTCAGGAGGTGCTGATGATAAAATAGTCATGTTTGGCCTTGATCATCAAAAGGTGTGCACCAAATTTTCTGATTTCCTGTTTCCTGCTACACAAATCTTTACTCTTGTCG from Oryza glaberrima chromosome 6, OglaRS2, whole genome shotgun sequence includes these protein-coding regions:
- the LOC127777285 gene encoding protein DECREASED SIZE EXCLUSION LIMIT 1; translated protein: MALAEAENPPRRRRPAPDPVAVLRGHRAAVNDVCFHPSLPLIFSGAADGELRVWDTASHRTVSSVWAHGGSAGVYSVAASTRLGNKIISQGRDGSCKCWEIEEAGLSRRALYTIRTSTYHFCKMSLVKSTCSTCCTQSGLISATGDIESQSTVTEERELGTCCKGPNIMAIAGQESSQVELWDIDNAIKVMCLPETGSANLADHPTKQRGLCMAVQAFFPCGAAYVNILSSYEDGSTLLWDVRNPGLPVSSVKYHSESALSIAIDGLCNGGISGGADDKIVMFGLDHQKGAFILRKEIKLERPGIAGTAIRPDNKIAATAGWDHRIRVYSYSKGNALAVLKYHSASCNAVTFSPDSKLLASCSADTTVALWELYPPKTDSQVGLKTRDEISQ